The following nucleotide sequence is from Alistipes sp. ZOR0009.
ATCTCTATGATAGAAGAGGCGGCACCTCCGTATCGAGCATCAAATCCACCCTTAAATATTTGAATATCCTTAATGGCGTTGGTGTTGAAGGCGCTTAGCTGCCCTAAAAAATGGTTGAGATGGTAAATGGTAAAGCCGTCGAATAGCACCTGTGTTTGGTCGAAGGGCGATTTGCGGATATTGAGTCCGACGGCCGATTCGGTGGTGGCATCTATGCCTGGAAGCATTTGCAGTGGGGCTGTGAAGTCGAGCGGATTGACGGTTGGCACATCGGCTGCTGCCTTGGGATTAAGGGTGCTTTGTCCCGCTACCGTTGGAATTTGCACCAGGTAGTTTTGCTTTTCGGTGACGGTGATGGCTCCGAGTTTGATGCTGGCTCTATCAAGCGTTACGGTTAGCTGCTCGGGACGGGTTCGAGGGGTCACCTCAATGCACTGCTTTACAAATCCGAGGTAGGATATGCAGAGGTTTACAGTTTCTGCTGTCGGTAGCGTTAGGTTGAAGGAGCCATCGGCATTGGCGGTGGTCGAGAATTTGCCGTTGTCGGTATAGATTTGTGCGTAGGGAAGGTGCTCGCCCGAGGCCAAGTCGGAAACGGTACCCCATATGCGGTACTTGGGCGTTTCGATGGGAGATGCTGCAAGCGGTAGAACAGGCTGCTCAACGGTTGCTGCTTTGGGGTGTAGCACAAATACGTTCCCTATTCGGGTTATCTCGTAGGGGGTGCTGCTTACAATTTGAGATAGCAGCTCGTTGATGCTGCTACCTCTAAAGTAGCCTGCTACGCTCTGCCTATCGGCCAGCTGCGCGTCAAAGGCTATCTTTACCCTGTTGTCTTTGCCTACTTTTTCGAGGACATCGGAGAGGGGCTTCCCCGAAAATCGGTACGAAAGCTTTTGGGCATGCGCCTGGGTTGATATAAGTATAATGGAGGTTAAGGCGAGTAGCCTTACAAGGTGTGATGCTTTTTGGTTTCGTTTCTGGTTTTTTCCTGCCATCAGATTTTATATTCCAACTTGTTACGAATAAACCCAAGCGCTTCGGACATCCGCTTCTCTACCGCCTTTACGCTGATATCTAACCGTTCCGCTATTTCGGCATAGGTTAGCTCTTCAATGCGGTTCATCAGAAAGGTGATGCGGCACTTTTCGGGCATCTCGGAGAATATTCGATTCAGCTGCTCCTGCATCTCCTGCTCGCGCAGCGGATGGTCGGCCTCCTCGTGGTATATCTCCGTTTTAGTCGTATTTTTTTGGAAGTTAAGAACCACCGATTCGTGCTTAAAATGGTTCTTGAGTAGGTTGGACGAAATGGAGTAGAGCAGCGAGAGAACCGTTTCCTCTCTAACCGTATCCCGAACATCCCATAGCTTAATAAAGGCCTCCTGTGCTATATCCTCCGAAAGGTTTATATCCCCGCAGCGAAAATATAGGAAGCGCTTAATGCTATCGTAATGGTCGTCGAATACCTGCTTAAACCAGGTTGTTGTGTTGAGCTGTTTTACCCCCATAAAATCCAATCTCTCTGTACCTCCTTATTACAACCAGCTGCAAATATACCCTACCATTTTTTATTACAAAGCTTAAAGAATAGTGTTAACAAACAAAATAGCCGTCGAATGGTCGTTTTTGATGGTTGAATGGTGCAACAAAAAAGGTTGTTTCCCGTCTATAATGCGTACAGCGCTGTTAAGGTAGTCCTGAGCATCTTTGGGGTGTTCGGGATTTTATTAAACTTTTTGTGAGCAATAATGAAAAAAATTGGGTTAACGTTAGAAATCTTGCTGCTTGTTGTATGCCTTAGCTTTAAAAATAGCGCCTTGTCAAATAAGGTTTGCTTCGAGGTGCATTTTGCCCCCAACTTTGTGTCGAGCATCTACTCGGTAGGCGAGGTGGGGTTTGGGAAGAATCCTCAGCTAAAGTATGTCGATATGACGCCTTCGGACAAGGAGGTGCTGCAGCAATCGGCTGATCTTATTCGGTTTGGCAATGGTAAGTCGGGGGCATTCGTGTTTGCCACCTACTTCCTTCCGTGCTATCTCGACATTAGCACGGCCTCCGAATATGCCGTATTTGTAGCAGACCTTAAGCAGGCGCTACTGGCTAACGATTTTGCGCCTTTCCTGAAACGGTATCCTGTCGACTTTACCGATGTATTTATGGCCAGCAAGCGTTCCTTCTTTTCGCAAAGTAGCAGCGATTGGGAGAAAAAAACAAAGCCGCTGTTGGAGCGATACTTTAAGGTGCTGGACATTTTTGTAAAGTATGCGGCGCCCTACGAGTCGCAGTTTTGGCCCGAAGATCGGAGCAAGCTTCAGGAGCGTGCCAACCACTTTAATGCCTACTTCGAAAAGGAAAATCTTATTGGAAAGTGGGAGCAGCTGCTGGGTGTCCCCTTTGGGCGCGATTACCGCATCTACCTTTGCCGCCACAACAGCTATGGTCCCGATGCCAACTCCATCTGCTTCGATCGGAATATTTTTAATGGCTTTAAGTACGAGAATATGGTGGTAGACTTTGTGAGCCATGAGGTGGGTACGCATTTGCTTTACAAGGCGGCTTGGCTCGACGATGACCTCAAGGTGCAACGAAAGGAGAGCTACGAGGTGCTTTATGCCGCCTTCGAGTCGTTGGCCATGTTCTACAATACCAAAATACTGGGTAAGCATCTTAGCTACGACATGGAGTATTTCCGTGGAGCTGAGTTTACAGAGATATACAACAACATATACCACCCCAAGATGTCGACACAGGAGCTGTTGCGCTGCGGGGTGGAGCAAATGGCGCCCAAGTGGAATAAGTAGCTTGGGCCAAAAAATGGGGGAAGAGCGTAGCTTCGGCTACGCTTTTTATACATTGCCAGCTTTTGCATCCTTTTGTCTTTTCACAACCTGTTTATAAAGCTAATAGATGTAACATTGCCGCAGCCAATTCGTCTATCGGGGTATTGTGAGAAGGAAAG
It contains:
- a CDS encoding sigma-70 family RNA polymerase sigma factor, which produces MGVKQLNTTTWFKQVFDDHYDSIKRFLYFRCGDINLSEDIAQEAFIKLWDVRDTVREETVLSLLYSISSNLLKNHFKHESVVLNFQKNTTKTEIYHEEADHPLREQEMQEQLNRIFSEMPEKCRITFLMNRIEELTYAEIAERLDISVKAVEKRMSEALGFIRNKLEYKI